A single Candidatus Diapherotrites archaeon DNA region contains:
- a CDS encoding GDP-mannose 4,6-dehydratase, which yields MKRILITGVNGFVGSHLSEFLLNNNLGEVNGVLRNKHESLKNLSNIKEKIKLIEADINDLNAISETIKEVQPEVIFHLAAQAFVPSSWNSPFETLNTNIMGSLNLFEAVRKSNSNPVIQIAGSSEEYGLVKEDEIPIKESNPLRPLSPYGVSKVAMDMLGYQYFKSYGMKIVRTRAFNHTGPRRGEVYATSNFAHQIAEIEAKKKEPILYVGNLEAKRDFTDVRDMVRAYWLATQKCKPGEVYNICSGKSYAIKEIIDRLINLSKNKKIKIEQDPKRMRPSDVLNLLGDSNKFRKETGWKPEITFEQTLKDLLDYWRANI from the coding sequence ATGAAAAGAATTTTAATTACCGGGGTCAATGGTTTTGTTGGAAGCCATCTAAGCGAATTTTTATTGAACAACAATTTAGGAGAAGTGAATGGAGTTTTAAGAAACAAACATGAATCACTAAAAAATTTATCCAATATAAAAGAAAAAATTAAATTAATTGAAGCAGATATTAATGATTTAAATGCAATCTCTGAAACAATAAAAGAAGTTCAGCCAGAGGTAATATTCCATCTTGCAGCACAGGCTTTTGTGCCAAGCTCATGGAATTCTCCTTTCGAGACATTAAACACAAACATCATGGGTTCACTGAACTTGTTTGAAGCAGTAAGGAAAAGCAATTCCAACCCGGTAATCCAAATAGCAGGAAGCAGCGAAGAATACGGCCTGGTTAAAGAGGACGAAATCCCAATAAAAGAAAGCAACCCGCTAAGACCATTAAGCCCCTACGGAGTCAGCAAAGTAGCAATGGACATGCTCGGCTATCAATACTTCAAAAGCTACGGAATGAAAATTGTCAGGACAAGAGCATTCAACCACACGGGCCCAAGAAGAGGCGAAGTATACGCCACAAGCAATTTTGCGCACCAGATAGCAGAAATCGAAGCAAAAAAGAAAGAGCCAATATTATATGTTGGAAACCTTGAAGCAAAAAGAGACTTCACTGATGTTAGAGACATGGTGAGGGCTTACTGGCTTGCAACGCAAAAATGCAAACCAGGAGAAGTATACAATATCTGTTCAGGCAAAAGCTACGCAATAAAGGAAATCATAGACAGATTGATCAACCTGAGCAAAAACAAAAAAATCAAAATAGAGCAAGACCCAAAAAGAATGAGACCAAGCGATGTGCTAAATCTTCTGGGAGACAGCAACAAATTCAGAAAAGAAACAGGCTGGAAGCCTGAAATAACATTCGAGCAAACCTTGAAAGACCTGCTTGACTACTGGAGAGCAAACATTTAG
- a CDS encoding adenine phosphoribosyltransferase, whose amino-acid sequence MKEKFLKEKIRAVPDFPKKGIMFRDITTLLQDAQAFRTVINEFKEYYTKKGIAIDKVASAESRGFIFGAVLAHELNAGFVPVRKPGKLPWKTIKQEFKTEYSTDAFELHMDSIKKGDRVLIADDLLATGGTIEAIIKLVEKLGGKVAGICCLVELSFLKGRKKLKGYDVFSLVDYESE is encoded by the coding sequence ATGAAAGAAAAATTTCTGAAAGAGAAAATAAGGGCTGTGCCGGATTTCCCGAAAAAAGGAATAATGTTCAGGGACATTACCACCCTGCTGCAGGACGCGCAGGCATTCAGGACAGTAATAAACGAATTTAAAGAGTATTACACCAAAAAAGGGATTGCTATAGACAAGGTTGCAAGCGCTGAATCAAGGGGCTTCATATTCGGAGCAGTGCTAGCGCATGAACTTAACGCAGGATTCGTGCCGGTGAGAAAGCCAGGGAAACTTCCATGGAAGACAATAAAGCAGGAATTCAAGACAGAATACTCAACAGACGCATTCGAACTGCACATGGACTCAATAAAAAAAGGCGACAGGGTGCTCATAGCAGATGATCTTCTTGCAACAGGAGGAACAATAGAGGCAATAATAAAATTAGTCGAAAAATTAGGGGGAAAAGTTGCAGGCATATGCTGCCTTGTAGAATTAAGCTTTCTTAAAGGCAGAAAAAAACTGAAGGGATACGATGTATTCTCTCTTGTAGACTATGAAAGCGAATGA
- the mtnP gene encoding S-methyl-5'-thioadenosine phosphorylase, which translates to MIGLIGGSGFYDTAMLKKTEQKKVHTPFGATSDLVTTGEFEEKKIAFIPRHGAKHSINPSQVNYRANIQAMKELGVQRIIAANAVGSLKEEMKPGELVIVDQFIDLTKGRKNTFYEGTQVCHISTAEPFCKELRKILIESAQKLSLPFHEKGTCIVIEGPRFSTKAESILFKSWGADIINMTLCPEAVLAREAEICYAAIAMVTDYDCWKDSHATGAEVVKIMKENVHKMQMLVKEAIPLIPEQRKCECKDALKSAIQ; encoded by the coding sequence ATGATTGGATTGATTGGAGGCTCAGGATTTTATGACACGGCAATGCTCAAGAAAACAGAGCAGAAAAAAGTGCACACGCCATTCGGTGCGACAAGCGATTTGGTTACAACGGGAGAATTTGAAGAAAAAAAGATTGCATTCATTCCAAGGCACGGGGCAAAACACTCAATCAACCCATCGCAAGTGAATTACAGGGCGAATATCCAGGCAATGAAAGAATTAGGCGTCCAAAGAATAATTGCAGCAAACGCTGTAGGCTCACTAAAAGAAGAAATGAAGCCAGGCGAGCTTGTAATAGTTGACCAATTCATTGATTTAACGAAAGGCAGAAAAAACACTTTCTATGAAGGCACGCAAGTATGCCATATTTCTACTGCAGAGCCCTTCTGCAAAGAACTGAGAAAAATACTGATTGAATCAGCACAAAAACTAAGCCTGCCATTCCACGAGAAAGGAACATGCATTGTAATTGAAGGCCCAAGGTTCTCAACAAAAGCAGAATCCATTCTCTTCAAATCATGGGGTGCAGACATAATAAACATGACCTTGTGCCCTGAAGCAGTCCTTGCAAGAGAAGCAGAAATATGCTATGCAGCAATAGCAATGGTAACAGACTACGACTGCTGGAAGGACAGCCATGCCACAGGAGCAGAAGTAGTGAAAATAATGAAAGAGAACGTCCACAAAATGCAAATGCTTGTAAAAGAAGCAATTCCACTTATCCCAGAGCAAAGGAAATGCGAATGCAAGGACGCATTAAAAAGCGCAATACAATAA